In a single window of the Penaeus monodon isolate SGIC_2016 chromosome 3, NSTDA_Pmon_1, whole genome shotgun sequence genome:
- the LOC119595345 gene encoding uncharacterized protein LOC119595345, which produces MYFCVPSGSHPASVLVHVTHDGENEAVIQQGGLEDKSSCAVPSPSSLPFIVPFLLLLLLSLPSLLFDIPARFPLLPLLPLLLSSLHTDLPLLPLLLLCHAASLARMQVPYFRRLLRLALNAACDSRLSFFCLCVAVVANTVVNMPRLGNIVSLLVTRPVASFSLALSFYFLFHILISSLSLCSPDHCVEALLLKLHCFVVDVSCSSGRLCRQFPAAGHQRHLTFPAQFQFQISSIIDCTVPYAFVEPYYCSPRVPSSLFYQNDTLSLTGTHDRDSY; this is translated from the exons ATGTACTTCTGCGTTCCCTCCGGCTCACACCCCGCCTCGGTTCTCGTGCATGTGACGCATGACG GAGAGAACGAGGCCGTCATCCAGCAGGGCGGACTGGAGGATAAAAGCTCGTGCGCtgtcccatccccttcctctctgcccTTCATCGTtccgttccttctcctcctcctcctctctcttccttctctcctctttgacATACCTGCCaggttccccctcctccccctcctccctctgctcctctctaGTCTTCACACCGACCTGCCTCtcctgccgctgctgctgctgtgtcACGCAGCCAGCCTCGCGAGGATGCAGGTGCCATATTTCCGGCGGCTCCTCCGTCTGGCTCTCAACGCCGCCTGCGACAGTCGCCTCTCATTTTTCTGCCTCTGCGTCGCCGTCGTGGCCAACACAGTCGTTAATATGCCACGTTTGGGAAATATTGTCTCGCTCCTCGTCACGAGACCTGTTGcgtctttctccctcgctctctctttttacttcttaTTCCACATTTtgatctcttccctctctttatgctCCCCCGACCATTGTGTGGAGGCTCTGCTCTTAAAGCTCCACTGCTTTGTTGTCGACGTATCCTGCTCATCAGGTAGGCTTTGTAGGCAATTTCCAGCAGCAGGCCACCAGCGCCACCTGACTTTCCCAGCGCAATTTCAGTTCCAAATATCGTCTATTATTGATTGTACTGTTCCATACGCTTTTGTCGAACCGTACTATTGTTCTCCCCGTGTGCCCAGTTCGCTCTTTTATCAGAACGATACCTTGTCACTCACTGGAACCCACGACCGAGATTCGTACTGA